In Methanosarcina siciliae T4/M, one genomic interval encodes:
- the rfbB gene encoding dTDP-glucose 4,6-dehydratase — protein MKLLVTGGCGFIGSNFIRYMLGKYPYYQIINLDKLTYAGNLSNLKDIENNPNYSFVKGDICDPIVVNEVMNKVDLVVHFAAESHVDRSIDDGSVFVRTNVLGTNTLLQSALANNIKKFVHISTDEVYGSIKEGSFTEEDNLNPSSPYSSSKAGSDLLAKSYHTTYDLPVCITRCTNNFGPYQYPEKLIPFFISKLMEGKKVPVYGTGLNIRDWIYVEDHCSAVDFVLHNGSSGEIYNIDGGNELTNLEITHRLLNMLGKDEASIEYVGDRKGHDFRYSLDGSKLEKMGWKPKYDFDTALEQTVRWYVENRWWWEPLAIR, from the coding sequence ATGAAACTGCTGGTAACAGGAGGCTGCGGATTTATAGGCAGCAATTTCATCCGTTATATGCTGGGAAAGTACCCGTATTATCAGATCATAAACCTTGACAAATTGACATATGCCGGAAACCTCTCCAACCTCAAAGATATCGAAAATAATCCGAATTATTCTTTTGTCAAAGGAGATATCTGCGACCCTATCGTTGTGAACGAAGTAATGAACAAGGTGGATCTTGTTGTTCATTTCGCTGCCGAAAGTCATGTTGATCGCTCAATTGACGATGGTTCGGTTTTTGTAAGGACAAACGTGCTCGGTACAAATACCCTTCTCCAGAGTGCGCTTGCAAACAATATCAAAAAGTTCGTTCATATTTCTACGGATGAGGTATATGGAAGCATTAAAGAGGGTTCTTTTACCGAAGAAGATAATCTGAATCCTTCAAGCCCTTATTCCTCAAGCAAAGCTGGTTCCGACCTCCTTGCAAAATCATATCACACTACATATGACCTTCCGGTTTGCATTACCAGGTGTACAAACAACTTCGGACCTTACCAGTACCCGGAAAAATTAATTCCCTTTTTCATTAGCAAATTAATGGAAGGCAAAAAAGTTCCGGTCTACGGTACGGGTCTGAATATCAGGGATTGGATCTATGTTGAAGATCATTGTTCTGCAGTAGATTTTGTCCTTCATAACGGAAGCAGTGGAGAAATCTATAATATAGATGGTGGAAACGAACTTACTAACCTTGAAATTACTCACCGCCTTCTTAATATGCTTGGCAAAGATGAGGCTTCAATTGAATATGTGGGAGATCGAAAAGGTCACGATTTCCGTTATTCCCTTGATGGCAGCAAACTGGAAAAAATGGGCTGGAAACCGAAGTATGATTTTGACACTGCTCTTGAGCAGACGGTCAGATGGTATGTTGAAAACCGATGGTGGTGGGAGCCATTAGCTATCCGGTGA
- the rfbC gene encoding dTDP-4-dehydrorhamnose 3,5-epimerase, with product MKLINTGIEDLFVLEPDVFGDDRGYFFESYNKMKFDSLIGKMYNFVQDNESRSSYGVIRGLHYQLSPFSQAKLVRVLQGKVYDVAVDLRKDSPTLGKWVGVELSGENKRQFLIPKGFAHGFSVMSETAVFAYKCDEYYHPETEAGIAYNDPSLNIDWKVRDEDIRVSPKDGLLPRFEKAEMNF from the coding sequence ATGAAGCTGATTAATACCGGGATAGAGGACCTCTTTGTACTCGAACCTGATGTTTTTGGGGATGATAGGGGTTACTTTTTCGAAAGTTACAATAAGATGAAATTTGATTCTCTTATTGGAAAGATGTACAATTTTGTTCAGGACAATGAATCCAGGTCTTCTTATGGGGTTATTCGAGGGTTGCACTATCAACTGTCTCCTTTCAGTCAGGCGAAACTTGTGAGAGTTTTACAGGGAAAGGTATATGATGTTGCCGTAGACCTCAGGAAAGACTCGCCCACTTTAGGGAAGTGGGTTGGAGTTGAACTTTCCGGCGAGAACAAAAGACAGTTCCTTATTCCAAAGGGTTTTGCCCATGGATTTTCAGTAATGAGTGAAACCGCAGTTTTTGCATACAAATGCGATGAATATTATCATCCCGAAACCGAGGCAGGAATCGCATACAACGACCCTTCATTGAATATTGATTGGAAAGTAAGGGATGAAGATATAAGGGTTTCTCCAAAAGATGGTCTGCTGCCCAGATTTGAAAAAGCCGAAATGAACTTTTAA